In Hymenobacter sublimis, a single genomic region encodes these proteins:
- a CDS encoding xanthine dehydrogenase family protein molybdopterin-binding subunit, translated as MENHLFASPALGAPLNRVDGHLKVTGQARYAAEHAVPGVVHGVLLTSTIARGRIKTLDTKAAEKAPGVLAVLTYRNSPGVPAYQDAAANNNPRLAGQELRVFHDDQIHFSNQPVALAIAATLEQAQHAATLVRVQYEGTPPETNLAEHRARAHKPQKADDYLRGQANAYQQAPVRVEQEYRTPVQVHNPLEPHAAIARWDGPRLTVYNKTQAPALARQDLMRMFKLPPDAVQVHSPFVGGAFGGASRIWPQEVAAILGARLVGRPVKVALTRSQMFNLVGYRPHSIQRVGLGATPDGQLTGITHEAVGQTSRHEEFTERIVDPTKSAYQCANLNTRYQLVPLDLSTPAWTRGPGEASGSFALESAMDELAVALRLDPLALRLKNFAATDPVGNKPWSSNQLRACYERGAERFGWNKRPAEPRATRQGEWLVGWGMSMGIYKAERTKAAARAQLFADGRLLMQSATADVGPGTATIMSQIAAAASGVPVQHIRFELGNSSLPPAPGQFGSHTAASVGAAVHAAGKALQEQLLELAARAPAWAKYRLQPTDLVAEDGAVRMKRTPGTALSYAAILREHSLMGLDLSREVDKGPEQEAHSGKSFCANFVEVRVHEPTGTVRVSRVVSALDVGRVLNPKTARSQVYGSVVWGIGMALLEEARLDHRYGRFVNNQLAEYHVPVSADVPDIDVLFIDEPDPHLNPMGAKGLGEIGLIGFTAAVANAVYHATGQRIRELPITPDKLLKGSARS; from the coding sequence ATGGAAAATCACCTCTTTGCTTCTCCTGCCCTGGGAGCTCCGCTCAACCGGGTAGATGGCCACCTGAAAGTAACCGGGCAGGCGCGGTACGCCGCCGAACACGCCGTGCCCGGCGTAGTGCACGGCGTGCTTCTAACCAGTACCATTGCCCGGGGCCGCATTAAAACTCTGGACACCAAGGCGGCCGAAAAAGCGCCGGGGGTGCTGGCCGTACTTACCTACCGCAACTCGCCGGGCGTGCCCGCCTACCAGGACGCCGCTGCCAACAACAACCCTCGGCTGGCTGGGCAGGAGTTGCGCGTCTTCCACGACGACCAGATACACTTTAGCAACCAGCCCGTAGCCTTGGCCATTGCTGCTACCCTAGAGCAGGCTCAGCACGCGGCCACTTTGGTGCGAGTGCAGTATGAAGGAACCCCACCCGAAACCAACTTGGCCGAGCACCGCGCCCGGGCCCACAAGCCCCAAAAAGCCGACGACTACCTGCGTGGCCAGGCCAATGCCTACCAGCAGGCGCCGGTGCGGGTGGAGCAGGAATACCGCACGCCGGTGCAAGTGCACAATCCCCTGGAGCCCCACGCCGCTATTGCCCGCTGGGATGGCCCGCGGCTGACGGTGTACAACAAAACCCAGGCACCGGCCCTGGCCCGCCAGGACCTGATGCGCATGTTTAAGCTACCCCCGGATGCGGTGCAGGTACATTCTCCCTTCGTAGGTGGGGCCTTCGGGGGCGCTTCCCGCATCTGGCCCCAGGAGGTAGCCGCCATTCTGGGGGCGCGGCTGGTAGGGCGGCCCGTGAAGGTGGCCCTCACGCGCAGCCAGATGTTTAATTTGGTTGGCTACCGGCCGCATTCCATCCAGCGAGTTGGGTTGGGCGCTACCCCCGACGGCCAGCTTACGGGCATTACTCACGAAGCCGTTGGGCAGACGTCCCGCCACGAGGAGTTTACGGAGCGCATCGTAGACCCCACCAAATCGGCCTACCAGTGTGCTAACCTCAACACGCGGTACCAGCTTGTGCCCCTGGATCTGAGTACCCCCGCCTGGACGCGCGGCCCCGGCGAAGCCAGCGGCTCCTTTGCCCTAGAATCGGCCATGGATGAGCTGGCGGTGGCTTTGCGCCTGGATCCGCTGGCCTTGCGCCTGAAGAACTTCGCCGCCACCGACCCCGTGGGCAACAAGCCCTGGTCGAGCAACCAGTTGCGGGCCTGTTATGAGCGCGGAGCCGAGCGCTTCGGCTGGAACAAGCGCCCCGCCGAGCCCCGCGCTACCCGGCAGGGCGAGTGGCTGGTGGGCTGGGGCATGAGCATGGGCATCTATAAGGCGGAGCGAACTAAGGCCGCCGCCCGCGCCCAGCTTTTCGCCGATGGCCGCCTGCTGATGCAAAGCGCCACGGCCGACGTAGGGCCGGGCACGGCCACCATCATGAGCCAGATTGCGGCCGCGGCCAGCGGGGTACCCGTGCAACACATCCGCTTCGAGCTGGGCAACTCATCTTTGCCGCCCGCGCCGGGGCAGTTTGGCTCCCACACGGCAGCCTCGGTAGGGGCCGCGGTGCACGCAGCGGGCAAGGCCCTGCAAGAGCAGCTGCTGGAGCTGGCTGCCCGCGCTCCTGCCTGGGCCAAGTACCGCCTACAACCCACCGACCTAGTGGCCGAAGACGGCGCCGTACGAATGAAGCGCACCCCCGGTACAGCCCTTTCCTACGCCGCCATTCTGCGTGAACACAGCTTAATGGGCCTCGATCTGTCGCGGGAAGTGGATAAAGGGCCGGAGCAGGAAGCCCACTCTGGTAAGTCCTTCTGCGCCAACTTTGTGGAAGTGCGCGTGCACGAGCCGACGGGTACGGTGCGGGTTAGCCGGGTAGTGTCGGCCTTGGATGTGGGACGGGTGCTCAACCCTAAAACCGCCCGCAGCCAGGTGTACGGCTCCGTGGTGTGGGGCATCGGCATGGCCCTGCTGGAAGAAGCGCGCCTGGACCACCGCTACGGCCGCTTCGTGAATAACCAACTGGCTGAGTACCACGTGCCCGTCAGTGCCGACGTGCCCGACATCGACGTACTATTCATCGACGAGCCCGACCCGCACCTCAACCCCATGGGTGCCAAAGGCCTGGGAGAAATTGGGTTAATCGGCTTTACGGCCGCCGTGGCCAACGCCGTGTATCACGCTACCGGTCAGCGCATCCGCGAGCTGCCTATCACGCCTGATAAGCTGCTAAAAGGTAGCGCCCGAAGTTGA
- a CDS encoding M28 family metallopeptidase — MHTLRLLALASGLVAATPALAQQGTKADPTVLAKIKDEGLNRSKVMETAFYLTDVCGPRLANSEGLNRANQWTQKQLTSWGLTKATIEPWGTFGRGWDIEKSYVAMTAPYYHTLIGAPKAWTPSTNGPLKKQVVVVKATTEAELDKYKGQLRDKIVLLDVAAPKIGFEPDAKRYTAEELQRMADYKLEAAAAAPTSAEMEQRLAARRAMLALRTKLSDMILSEGAAAILSSRGGSDGTFFTSNGAPYAADAKPVLPELEMAPEDQLRLIRLAEAGIPVELELETRTRFQSQDLKGYNVVAEIPGTDKKLKSEVVMLGAHIDSWHAATGATDNAAGCAVMMEAVRILKAAGVQPRRTIRIALWGEEEQGLFGSRGYVKNHFADPATMKLLPEHEKLAAYFNLDNGAGKIRGIYAQGNEAAAPIFQEWLKPFADMGATTVTLRNTGGTDHLSFDAVGLPGFQFIQDPLDYGTRTHHTNMDTYERLPADDMKQASVLVASFVYQAAMRDQKLPRKPLPAAKPEQRM; from the coding sequence ATGCATACACTCCGACTCCTTGCCCTGGCCTCGGGCCTGGTGGCCGCTACCCCGGCCTTGGCCCAGCAAGGCACCAAAGCCGACCCAACCGTACTCGCTAAAATCAAGGATGAGGGCCTGAACCGCTCCAAAGTGATGGAAACGGCCTTTTACCTTACGGATGTATGCGGTCCGCGCCTGGCTAACTCCGAGGGCCTGAACCGCGCCAACCAGTGGACCCAGAAGCAGCTAACCAGCTGGGGCCTCACCAAAGCCACTATTGAGCCCTGGGGTACTTTCGGCCGCGGCTGGGACATTGAGAAGTCGTATGTGGCCATGACGGCCCCCTACTACCACACCCTCATCGGGGCTCCCAAAGCCTGGACGCCCAGCACCAACGGCCCTTTGAAAAAGCAGGTAGTAGTAGTGAAAGCCACCACGGAAGCCGAGCTGGACAAATACAAAGGCCAACTGCGCGACAAAATTGTGCTGCTAGATGTAGCGGCTCCCAAAATTGGTTTCGAGCCGGATGCCAAACGCTACACGGCCGAGGAGCTGCAGAGAATGGCTGACTACAAGCTGGAAGCGGCGGCAGCTGCTCCCACCTCGGCAGAAATGGAGCAGCGCTTGGCTGCCCGCCGGGCTATGCTAGCCTTGCGCACCAAACTGTCGGATATGATTCTGAGCGAGGGTGCTGCTGCCATTCTCAGCAGCCGGGGCGGCTCCGATGGTACGTTCTTCACCTCCAACGGCGCCCCGTACGCCGCCGATGCCAAGCCGGTTCTGCCTGAGCTGGAAATGGCTCCCGAGGACCAACTGCGCCTCATTCGCCTTGCCGAAGCCGGCATTCCCGTGGAACTGGAACTCGAAACCCGCACCCGCTTCCAGAGCCAGGACTTAAAGGGCTACAACGTGGTAGCTGAAATTCCGGGCACCGACAAGAAGCTGAAAAGCGAGGTAGTGATGCTGGGGGCGCATATTGATTCCTGGCACGCTGCCACCGGCGCCACCGACAATGCCGCTGGCTGCGCCGTGATGATGGAAGCCGTCCGGATTCTGAAGGCCGCGGGCGTGCAGCCTCGCCGTACCATCCGCATTGCCTTGTGGGGCGAGGAAGAGCAGGGCTTGTTTGGCTCACGGGGCTACGTGAAAAACCACTTCGCCGACCCCGCTACCATGAAACTGCTGCCCGAGCACGAAAAGCTGGCCGCTTACTTTAACCTCGATAACGGCGCCGGTAAAATCCGGGGCATCTACGCCCAGGGCAACGAGGCCGCGGCGCCCATCTTCCAGGAGTGGCTCAAGCCCTTCGCCGATATGGGCGCTACCACCGTTACCCTGCGCAACACCGGCGGCACCGACCACCTCTCTTTCGACGCGGTGGGCCTACCGGGTTTTCAGTTTATTCAGGACCCGCTGGACTACGGCACCCGCACCCACCACACCAACATGGACACCTACGAGCGCCTACCTGCTGACGATATGAAGCAGGCCTCCGTGCTGGTGGCTTCCTTTGTGTACCAGGCCGCCATGCGCGACCAAAAGCTGCCCCGCAAGCCGCTACCTGCCGCCAAGCCGGAACAGCGGATGTAA
- a CDS encoding carbohydrate-binding protein — protein sequence MKHRFTSLFGAAALCVLGSAPSHAQTYQQVWADEFTNGISSSWVFETGGGGWGNNEKQYYQRANTTVVNGILQITARKETVGGMPYTSSRMKTQGLKEFKYGKIEARMKLPLGQGLWPAFWMLGANINTVSWPACGEIDVMEHINAENKVYGTVHWDNNGHAEYGGNIITTPQDYHTYSIEWEPTYIRWFVDGVKYHEINITNSTGGTEEFQRPFFLLLNMAVAGNWPGQTVDESKLPATMFVDYVRVYQKSGTTTPPPTTSSTTIQAESYSSMNGVQLETTTDAGGGQNVSYIDAGDWMAYNAINFPTTGTYTIEYRVASPSGGTLSSDLNAGAIQLGNTTIPATGGWQNWTTVSRTVTVNAGTYNFGVFAQTGGWNLNWIRITKAAARPAAITATATATEQDKPFSVYPNPYAAGSALTIQLPTAELLPTQVQILDAQGKQVWQTTAFGSEVKVGKDLPLRSGLYLIQVSSATGKSVQKLVVQ from the coding sequence ATGAAACACCGGTTTACCTCCCTTTTTGGAGCGGCTGCACTATGCGTGCTCGGCTCCGCTCCTTCCCACGCCCAAACCTACCAGCAGGTATGGGCCGATGAATTCACCAACGGCATTAGCTCCAGCTGGGTATTTGAAACCGGCGGGGGCGGCTGGGGCAACAACGAGAAGCAGTATTACCAGCGCGCCAACACAACCGTTGTCAACGGCATCCTGCAGATTACAGCCCGCAAAGAAACTGTAGGCGGCATGCCCTACACCTCCTCGCGCATGAAAACGCAGGGGCTCAAGGAGTTTAAGTACGGCAAGATTGAGGCCCGCATGAAGCTGCCCCTGGGCCAGGGCCTGTGGCCAGCCTTCTGGATGCTGGGTGCCAACATCAACACGGTAAGCTGGCCGGCCTGCGGCGAAATTGACGTGATGGAGCACATCAACGCCGAGAATAAAGTGTACGGCACGGTGCACTGGGACAACAACGGCCACGCCGAATACGGTGGCAACATCATCACTACGCCCCAGGATTATCACACCTACTCCATTGAGTGGGAGCCTACCTACATCCGCTGGTTCGTGGACGGGGTGAAGTACCACGAAATCAACATCACGAACAGCACGGGCGGCACCGAGGAATTCCAGCGGCCCTTCTTCCTGTTGCTGAACATGGCCGTAGCCGGCAACTGGCCCGGCCAGACCGTGGACGAAAGCAAGCTACCCGCCACCATGTTCGTCGATTACGTGCGGGTGTATCAGAAGTCGGGCACTACCACTCCCCCACCCACTACCTCTAGCACCACCATTCAGGCCGAAAGCTACAGCTCCATGAACGGCGTGCAGCTGGAAACCACCACCGACGCGGGTGGGGGCCAGAACGTGTCCTACATTGATGCCGGCGACTGGATGGCCTACAACGCCATCAACTTTCCAACCACCGGGACCTATACCATTGAGTACCGCGTGGCCAGCCCCAGCGGCGGCACTCTTTCTTCTGATTTGAACGCCGGCGCTATTCAGCTGGGCAACACCACCATTCCGGCCACCGGCGGCTGGCAGAACTGGACGACCGTATCGAGAACCGTAACCGTGAATGCCGGTACCTACAACTTCGGCGTATTCGCCCAGACTGGCGGCTGGAACCTCAACTGGATCCGGATTACTAAGGCAGCAGCTCGTCCCGCCGCTATAACCGCCACGGCTACCGCCACTGAGCAAGACAAACCCTTCAGCGTCTATCCGAATCCTTACGCAGCCGGTTCCGCCCTTACCATCCAGCTTCCCACCGCCGAGCTACTACCAACCCAAGTGCAGATTCTGGACGCCCAGGGCAAGCAGGTGTGGCAGACGACAGCTTTCGGCTCAGAGGTGAAAGTAGGCAAAGACCTACCCCTGCGCAGCGGCTTGTACCTGATTCAGGTCAGCAGCGCCACCGGCAAATCGGTGCAAAAGCTGGTGGTGCAGTAA
- a CDS encoding dienelactone hydrolase family protein — MDQRIINLFDEYTHAPLTRKEFLDRLVKLAGGTALAVAALAVLEPGYAQAATVPTDDEDLVTEEVTWPGEAGVTMKGYLVRPKGKKKRGTVVVIHENRGLTPHIKDVTRRVAKAGYLALGVDALSVFGGTPANEDEGRTLIGKLDKQQNLGNYLAALRYLRQRPDSNGKTGCVGFCWGGAMANSLATHDAQLDAAVAYYGTQPPAQDVPNIKAALLLHYAGLDERVNAGKDAYEAALKAAGVKYEQYVYPGVNHAFNNDSSPARYNAEAANLAWNRTLKLFKKKLG, encoded by the coding sequence ATGGATCAGCGCATTATCAACCTTTTCGACGAGTATACGCACGCTCCCCTGACTCGTAAGGAGTTTCTGGACCGCCTAGTGAAGCTGGCGGGTGGTACGGCATTGGCGGTTGCAGCCCTGGCCGTGCTGGAGCCCGGCTACGCCCAAGCTGCTACCGTACCCACCGACGATGAAGACCTAGTGACCGAGGAAGTAACCTGGCCCGGCGAGGCTGGCGTAACCATGAAAGGGTATTTGGTGCGTCCTAAGGGCAAGAAGAAACGCGGGACCGTGGTAGTAATCCATGAAAACCGCGGCCTGACCCCGCACATCAAGGATGTAACGCGCCGCGTGGCTAAGGCTGGCTATCTGGCCCTGGGAGTTGATGCCCTGTCGGTGTTTGGGGGCACGCCGGCCAACGAGGACGAGGGCCGCACGCTCATCGGTAAGCTCGATAAGCAGCAGAACCTGGGAAACTACCTGGCGGCCCTGCGCTACTTGCGCCAACGGCCCGACTCAAATGGCAAAACTGGCTGCGTGGGCTTCTGCTGGGGCGGCGCCATGGCCAACAGTCTTGCTACCCATGATGCCCAATTGGACGCGGCCGTGGCTTACTACGGCACCCAGCCGCCCGCCCAGGACGTACCCAATATCAAAGCCGCACTGCTGCTGCACTATGCGGGCCTCGATGAGCGGGTAAATGCCGGCAAAGACGCTTATGAGGCCGCGCTGAAAGCAGCCGGCGTGAAGTACGAACAGTACGTGTACCCCGGCGTCAACCACGCTTTCAACAACGATTCCTCCCCGGCTCGTTACAATGCCGAGGCCGCTAATTTGGCCTGGAACCGGACCCTGAAGCTCTTTAAGAAGAAGCTAGGCTAA
- a CDS encoding cupin domain-containing protein: protein MAEKRYFRQQNPFVVPTTDGKLIEEHIGHASTGTGQYSVAHMVAPPQWSEPHQQPEFDEVTVIVRGRKRFEVDGDVIELSAGESLLIKAGARVRYSNPFDAECEYWSICVPAFSPATVHREDE from the coding sequence ATGGCTGAGAAGCGTTATTTCCGTCAGCAAAACCCATTTGTGGTACCTACCACCGATGGTAAACTTATAGAGGAGCACATTGGCCATGCCAGCACAGGCACGGGCCAGTACAGTGTAGCCCATATGGTGGCTCCGCCCCAGTGGAGTGAACCTCACCAGCAGCCGGAATTTGATGAAGTAACCGTCATCGTGCGGGGCCGGAAGCGGTTTGAGGTAGATGGCGACGTGATTGAGCTGAGTGCGGGTGAATCGTTGCTAATTAAGGCGGGTGCCCGGGTGCGCTACTCAAACCCGTTCGATGCCGAGTGCGAGTACTGGTCGATTTGCGTGCCGGCCTTCAGCCCGGCTACTGTGCACCGGGAGGACGAGTAA
- a CDS encoding Kazal-type serine protease inhibitor domain-containing protein — protein MHKIFLLALFLLPLGACQQGVAPSAQAPCIDASKIRKDAMCTMQYDPVCGCDGKTYGNACQATNAGVTSSTKGACAGTGQPQGGSK, from the coding sequence ATGCACAAAATCTTCCTTCTTGCCTTGTTTTTACTTCCCTTGGGTGCCTGCCAACAAGGGGTAGCACCTTCTGCGCAAGCACCCTGCATTGATGCTAGCAAAATCCGAAAGGATGCCATGTGTACCATGCAGTACGACCCAGTATGCGGCTGCGACGGCAAAACTTATGGCAATGCCTGCCAGGCTACTAACGCAGGCGTGACTAGCTCCACTAAAGGCGCCTGTGCTGGCACCGGGCAACCCCAAGGTGGTAGTAAATAA
- a CDS encoding CsbD family protein: protein MSYHEEDNSGKILLAALAGAGAGIIAGLLMAPDKGTATRSKLGSAATKYSGQLGEQLSKYGEDLDSKFKGYIEKLEDLGITGAGSKLKLKGNWDEAKGKLKQQYAQLTDEDLEYAEGQGDELIGRLQNKLGKAKQEVVKLLNDL, encoded by the coding sequence ATGTCATATCACGAAGAAGACAACTCGGGCAAAATTCTCCTCGCTGCTCTGGCCGGTGCCGGTGCTGGTATCATTGCCGGCCTGCTGATGGCTCCCGATAAAGGCACGGCTACCCGCAGCAAGCTGGGCAGCGCTGCTACCAAATACAGCGGTCAGCTGGGCGAGCAGCTCTCTAAATACGGCGAAGACCTCGACTCGAAGTTCAAAGGTTACATCGAAAAGCTGGAAGACCTGGGCATCACTGGGGCTGGCTCCAAGCTGAAGCTGAAAGGCAACTGGGATGAAGCCAAAGGCAAGTTGAAGCAGCAGTACGCTCAGCTCACCGACGAAGACCTGGAGTACGCTGAAGGCCAAGGCGATGAGCTAATCGGCCGCCTGCAGAACAAGCTCGGCAAAGCCAAGCAAGAAGTAGTAAAGCTGCTCAACGACCTGTAA
- a CDS encoding YtxH domain-containing protein: MQDTKGKVILSLLVGATAGVVAGLLLAPETGDDTRSNLKKSAAKWTDDLSKLLKQGQARLGALQSEGAISEQLHTDRTAADSLLNSLSDSAYEISTSNEVDSDYDGVGGDSRHYPGYKS; the protein is encoded by the coding sequence ATGCAAGACACGAAAGGCAAAGTAATACTCTCCCTGCTGGTCGGGGCTACGGCTGGTGTAGTAGCCGGGCTACTGTTGGCCCCCGAAACTGGCGACGACACGCGCAGCAACCTCAAGAAATCGGCCGCCAAATGGACGGACGACCTAAGCAAGCTGCTCAAGCAGGGGCAGGCTCGTTTGGGAGCCCTGCAGAGCGAAGGTGCCATTTCCGAGCAATTGCACACTGACCGCACGGCCGCTGACAGCCTGCTGAATTCACTCAGTGATTCGGCCTATGAGATATCAACTTCTAATGAGGTTGATTCTGACTACGATGGGGTAGGGGGCGATTCCCGGCACTACCCAGGTTATAAGTCCTGA
- the lysS gene encoding lysine--tRNA ligase: MQHLSEQEIIRRGKLEELQKLGIEPYPSELFDVNFYAQEILENYHPELNNFQDVSLAGRLMSIRVKGKASFAELQDASGRIQLYINRDEICPGEDKELYNTVFKKLVDLGDFVGVKGHVFKTMVGETSIHVTGFTLLSKSLRPLPVVKERTDEATGEKITYDAFSDPEQRYRQRYVDLVVNPHVRDAFVKRTQLVQAMRNYLNDKGYLEVETPILQPLYGGAAARPFKTHHNTLDMTLYLRIANELYLKRLIVGGFDGVYEFSKDFRNEGMSRFHNPEFTQMELYVAYKDYYWMMDLVEEMVERVALALHGKTEVQVGENLINFQRPWKRFTMAESIEHFTGFNIDGKSEEELRAAAKDLKVGLDPSMGKAKIIDEIFGQHVEPKLIQPTFITDYPVEMSPLAKKHRNKPGLVERFEAICNGKEICNAFSELNDPIDQRQRFEDQLELGKRGDTEAMVLDEDFLRALEYGMPPTAGLGIGIDRLSMIMTNSNSIQDVLFFPQMKPEYTKSENAPKPEAEA; the protein is encoded by the coding sequence ATGCAGCACCTCAGCGAACAGGAGATAATCCGTCGTGGCAAATTGGAAGAGCTCCAGAAGCTCGGCATTGAGCCCTACCCCTCCGAGCTGTTCGACGTGAACTTCTACGCCCAGGAAATTCTCGAGAACTACCACCCCGAGCTCAACAACTTTCAGGACGTAAGCCTGGCCGGCCGCCTGATGTCGATTCGGGTGAAAGGCAAAGCCTCGTTCGCGGAGTTGCAGGACGCTTCGGGCCGTATTCAGCTCTACATCAACCGCGACGAAATCTGCCCGGGCGAGGACAAGGAGTTGTACAACACCGTCTTCAAGAAACTGGTAGACCTTGGCGACTTCGTGGGCGTGAAAGGTCACGTATTCAAAACGATGGTAGGCGAAACCTCCATCCATGTAACCGGCTTCACGCTGCTAAGTAAGAGTCTGCGCCCCTTGCCTGTGGTAAAGGAGCGCACCGATGAGGCCACCGGCGAGAAAATCACCTACGATGCCTTTTCCGACCCGGAGCAGCGTTACCGCCAGCGCTACGTGGACCTAGTAGTAAACCCGCATGTGCGCGACGCCTTCGTGAAGCGGACCCAGCTGGTGCAGGCCATGCGCAACTACCTCAACGACAAAGGCTACCTGGAGGTAGAAACCCCTATCCTGCAGCCCCTATACGGTGGGGCCGCCGCCCGGCCCTTCAAAACCCACCACAACACGCTGGACATGACGCTCTACCTGCGCATTGCCAACGAGCTGTATCTGAAGCGCCTGATTGTGGGCGGTTTCGATGGGGTGTATGAATTCTCAAAGGACTTCCGCAACGAAGGCATGAGCCGGTTCCATAACCCGGAGTTCACCCAGATGGAGCTGTACGTAGCCTACAAGGACTACTACTGGATGATGGACCTAGTGGAGGAAATGGTAGAGCGCGTAGCCTTGGCCCTGCACGGCAAAACCGAGGTGCAGGTGGGCGAAAACCTCATCAACTTCCAGCGCCCCTGGAAGCGCTTCACCATGGCCGAATCCATCGAGCACTTCACGGGCTTCAACATCGATGGCAAGAGCGAAGAGGAGCTGCGCGCCGCCGCCAAGGACCTGAAAGTAGGGTTGGACCCCAGCATGGGCAAAGCCAAAATCATCGACGAAATCTTTGGGCAGCATGTGGAGCCCAAGCTGATTCAGCCCACCTTCATTACCGACTACCCCGTGGAGATGTCGCCGCTGGCCAAGAAGCACCGGAACAAGCCAGGTTTGGTAGAGCGGTTTGAGGCCATTTGCAACGGCAAGGAAATCTGCAATGCCTTCTCGGAGCTCAACGACCCTATTGACCAGCGCCAGCGTTTTGAGGACCAATTGGAGCTTGGTAAGCGCGGCGATACGGAAGCTATGGTGTTGGACGAAGACTTCCTCCGGGCCCTGGAATATGGTATGCCCCCTACGGCCGGCCTAGGTATTGGCATCGACCGGTTGAGCATGATTATGACCAACTCCAACTCTATTCAGGACGTGCTGTTCTTCCCGCAAATGAAGCCGGAGTACACAAAGTCCGAAAATGCACCGAAGCCGGAGGCAGAAGCGTAG